A single region of the Pontibacter kalidii genome encodes:
- a CDS encoding LON peptidase substrate-binding domain-containing protein, producing the protein MPDTKYLPLFPLSIVVFPEEKLNLHIFEPRYKQLVLDCVENGKNFGIPTHIQNGVGLFGTEVEILNIEKKYDNGEMDIRTKGLKIFKIQQFDKMAPGRLYAGGEVEMVENDYEEDIITKIKIKELLEQLYETLGLGNLYLELPEDFKSYDIAHQLGLNTEQEYALLQLLSEKERQEVILLHLQQLLPMLLETEKLKERVKLNGHFKNLTPPNF; encoded by the coding sequence ATGCCCGATACCAAATACCTGCCGCTGTTTCCGCTGAGCATCGTGGTGTTCCCGGAGGAAAAGCTGAACCTGCATATTTTTGAACCGCGCTACAAACAGCTGGTGCTGGACTGTGTGGAGAACGGCAAAAACTTCGGCATACCTACCCATATTCAGAATGGCGTAGGGCTCTTCGGCACTGAGGTAGAGATCCTGAACATCGAGAAGAAGTATGATAACGGTGAGATGGACATCCGCACCAAAGGGCTGAAGATCTTTAAGATACAACAATTCGACAAAATGGCCCCCGGAAGGTTGTACGCCGGAGGTGAGGTGGAGATGGTGGAGAATGATTACGAAGAGGACATCATCACCAAAATCAAGATAAAAGAGCTCCTGGAGCAGCTGTACGAAACCCTTGGCCTGGGCAATTTATACCTGGAGTTGCCGGAGGACTTTAAAAGCTACGACATTGCCCACCAATTAGGACTGAACACGGAGCAGGAGTATGCGCTGCTGCAGTTGCTGAGCGAGAAAGAGCGTCAGGAGGTTATCTTACTGCACCTGCAGCAGCTCCTGCCCATGCTGCTGGAAACCGAAAAGCTGAAGGAGCGGGTGAAACTGAACGGACATTTTAAAAACCTTACGCCCCCGAACTTTTAA
- the mtgA gene encoding monofunctional biosynthetic peptidoglycan transglycosylase, with protein sequence MAKKRLGLRQLKLLFVKLLISLFLISVAWVLVYRWVAPPATLHMLKRRAEAGAANKENPGIKYKFVTLEEMSDQLPLAVVASEDQKFLQHNGFDFDAISDAFERNQKGGNIRGGSTISQQVAKNVFLWHGRSYLRKAVEAYFTVLIEVLWGKQRILEVYLNIAEFGDGVFGVEAASQAYFKKPASEVGRWQASLLAAVLPNPIRYSANRPSGYILSRRVRIARAMGRLGGTVYIKEILPVKDEK encoded by the coding sequence ATGGCTAAAAAAAGACTGGGGCTAAGGCAGCTGAAACTGCTTTTCGTGAAGTTGTTAATCAGCCTTTTCCTGATAAGTGTGGCGTGGGTGCTGGTCTACCGGTGGGTGGCCCCTCCGGCAACATTGCACATGCTCAAGCGCCGGGCCGAGGCAGGTGCCGCCAACAAAGAAAACCCGGGAATAAAGTATAAATTCGTGACGCTGGAGGAGATGTCAGACCAACTGCCCTTGGCTGTCGTGGCCTCTGAGGACCAGAAGTTCCTGCAGCACAACGGCTTCGACTTTGATGCTATCTCGGATGCCTTTGAACGCAACCAGAAGGGCGGCAACATCCGGGGAGGAAGCACCATCAGCCAGCAGGTTGCCAAAAATGTTTTCCTGTGGCACGGGCGCAGCTACCTCCGGAAGGCCGTGGAGGCATACTTTACCGTGCTGATCGAGGTGCTGTGGGGCAAGCAGCGGATCCTGGAAGTATACCTGAACATTGCGGAGTTCGGAGATGGTGTGTTCGGGGTGGAGGCGGCCTCGCAGGCGTACTTTAAAAAACCGGCCAGCGAGGTGGGCCGGTGGCAGGCCTCGCTATTGGCGGCCGTGCTGCCAAACCCGATCAGGTACTCCGCCAACAGGCCGTCAGGCTACATCCTTAGCCGCCGCGTGCGCATAGCCCGCGCAATGGGGCGCCTGGGCGGTACTGTCTACATCAAAGAGATCTTACCGGTGAAAGATGAAAAATAA
- a CDS encoding YybH family protein → MKNKLYFLLALGLLSMNACTGSKPQVTAIDAAAEVGQVLEEQAQCWSQGDLTCYMQGYWKSDSLLFVGSRGLTYGWQQTLDNYKRGYPDVSAMGKLHFDLKELRPLSPETMLVVGKWHLQRDADKGDLEGHFSVIFRKFPEGWKIIADHSS, encoded by the coding sequence ATGAAAAATAAGCTATACTTCCTGCTGGCCCTCGGGCTGTTAAGTATGAATGCCTGCACAGGCAGTAAACCACAAGTTACCGCCATTGACGCCGCTGCAGAGGTGGGGCAGGTGCTGGAGGAGCAGGCGCAGTGCTGGAGCCAGGGCGACCTGACATGCTACATGCAGGGCTACTGGAAATCTGATTCGCTCCTTTTCGTTGGCTCCCGTGGCCTTACCTACGGCTGGCAGCAAACCCTCGACAACTACAAGCGCGGCTACCCGGATGTGTCTGCCATGGGCAAGCTCCACTTCGATCTGAAAGAACTACGTCCATTATCCCCGGAAACCATGCTGGTGGTAGGCAAATGGCACCTGCAGCGCGATGCTGACAAAGGCGATCTGGAAGGGCATTTTTCTGTTATTTTCCGGAAGTTTCCGGAAGGCTGGAAGATCATTGCGGATCATTCGAGCTAA